The segment CTTTCAAAGACGTTATGGCGTTGCTGGTTGTCGATGCGCAGCAGGGTGGCGCGGGCCTCGTCGACGGCAAAGTGTAGCTGCTCGCGCGTCTTGTCTAGCTGTTCGAGCGCCTTGTCGACGGCAACAGGGTCCGGGGAGTTGGCCACCTTGTGCAGCATTAGCTCGAAGCGGTTGAGCTGGATGCGGGCCTCCTTGACCTGTACGATGCCGATCATGCCCTCGCTGAGCAGGCGCTGCATGTCGCTACTCAACTGGTCTTGGGTGCGTAGGCTTTGCAACCCCAGCGCCAGGGCCAGCAGCAGCACTGCGCAAAAGCCGGCCGCAAGCTTCTGGCGCAGGCGCAGCCGTTCAAGATAAGCCAGGGGCGAACGCATGCCGGCGCTCACTGTGCAGGCAGGGTGTGTGCGATGGCGGCAGCCTGCTTGGCCATGTCCTGGTCGCTGTCGGCGTAGCGCGCGGCGATCTGCTGGAAGGCGGGCAGGTTGGCCAGGAAGGCGTCGCAGACGTCGGGATCGAAGTGCGAGCCGCGCCCCTCGGCGATGATTTGCACTGCCTTTTCATGCGGCATGCCTTCCTTGTAGACGCGACGACTGATCAGGGCGTCGTAGACGTCGGCCACCGCCATCAGCCGCGCCGAAATCGGGATGGCGTCGCCGGCCAGGCCTTCGGGGTAGCCGCTGCCGTCCCATTTTTCCTGGTGTGAGTAGGCGATCTCCTTGGCCAGGCGCAGGAAGTCGACGTCCATGCCCAGTTGTTGTTCGGCGTGGGCGATGGCGTCGCGCCCGAGCGTGGTGTGGGTCTTCATGATCTCGAATTCCTCGGGTTCGAAGCGGCCAGGCTTGAGCAAGATGCGGTCGGGGATGCCGATCTTGCCGATGTCGTGCAACGGCGCCGACTTGAACAAGAGCTTGATGGTGTCGGGGTCGAGGAAAGCGCGGAAGCGCGGATGCTCGCTCAGATGTTCGGCCAGCACCTTGACGTAGTGCTGGGTGCGGCGGATGTGGTTGCCGGTCTCGTTGTCACGCGTCTCGGCCAGCGAGGCCATGGCGTGGATCGTGACATCCTGGATCGCGCCCAGCTCGCGCGTGCGGCGCTGGACTTCCTGTTCCAGGTACTCGTTCTTGTCGCGCAGGAAGTCGGCCGCGTCTTTGACCTTGAGTTGGGTGCGTACGCGCGCCAGCACCACGGGCGGGCTGATCGGTTTGGTGATGTAATCGGCCGCGCCCAGCTCCAGACCGTGCGTCTCGTCCTCGCTGGAGGCCATAGCGGTCAAGAAGATGATGGGTATGTCGCGCGTGGCCGGGTCGCCCTGCAGTGCCTGCGCCACTTCGTGGCCGGTCATCCCAGGCATCATGATGTCAAGCAGGATGAGGTCGGGCGGCGGTGCATCGCGCGCGATGCGCAGTGCTTTCTCGCCGTTATTCGCTGCTTTGACCGTATAACTATCCTTGAGCAAGTTGGCCATCAACAGAAGATTATCCGGCGTGTCGTCCACGACAAGGATTACAGGCCTGATGGGACGGGTATAAGATGAGTTCATGCCTAAATGCTCCAATCAGGTCCGCACTAATTTGTTGCCTAGACTATATCTGTGTCCTGTGTGCAAGTAAACCGCATATTAGTTTTGCTATGCGAATCGCTCCCGTCCTACACTACATTCTCCGATCTCTAGGTATATATGGATTGCTCATCACTCAACATTTCGAAAATGACAGTGTGGGGAGGGTGCGCTTAGGGAGACCTCTGCCGCCAAGCTGAACTTCTGCTTTGAGGCCAGGCTGTGTGGAAACGCAGAAAAATTCTGGTTCTTCAAAAATCGGCCTCTCAAAACGCGCGCTACCCCGTTTTCTCGGTGGCGGGAATGGTAACCCTACCCACAAATATTTTGAGATTTGAAGTTTTCACCCAGCCTGGGGCGGAACCAGCCGCTCCCTGCCTCTGCTGGTGGCGTTACGGAAGTTGTCAGTTCAGGGACGACGTCGTTCGCAGCCATTTCGTTATCCCTTTGGATTAGTCGCAGCTATTCAGCGAAAAATCGTCGCAGCTTTTAGCAAAATCAAGTTGGCCTAGCCCTGTGCCGCAATACCTTTCGTCGCGTTTATTTCAGAAAGTCACAACACCGCTGGGAAGCGGCGTGATCTCAAAGGGCTGCTGGCAGCTTGCAGTTCCAAGGCAAGAAGTCATCAACCCGGTTGACGGGATGATCGGTGATATGCGTCAGCACGTGACGCAACCAGGCTTCGGGTGCGACACCGTTCAGCTTGGCCGTGCCGATCAACGAGTAGATCGCGGCGGCCCGTTCGCCGCCGCTGTCGGCGCCGGCGAACAGATAGTTGCGCCGACCAATGGCGACACCACGCAAGGCGCGTTCGGCCGCCGAGTTGTCAATCTCGATGGCGCCGTCGTCGCAGTAGCGCAGCAGCGCCGGCCAGAGCTTGAGCGCGTACAGGATCGCCGCCGCCGTGTCGGACTTGCGCGACAGCGTATCGAGCGTGGAGCGCAGCCAGTGCTCCAAGTCCTCGAGCAGCGGGCGCGAGCGGGCTT is part of the Janthinobacterium sp. 67 genome and harbors:
- a CDS encoding response regulator; the protein is MNSSYTRPIRPVILVVDDTPDNLLLMANLLKDSYTVKAANNGEKALRIARDAPPPDLILLDIMMPGMTGHEVAQALQGDPATRDIPIIFLTAMASSEDETHGLELGAADYITKPISPPVVLARVRTQLKVKDAADFLRDKNEYLEQEVQRRTRELGAIQDVTIHAMASLAETRDNETGNHIRRTQHYVKVLAEHLSEHPRFRAFLDPDTIKLLFKSAPLHDIGKIGIPDRILLKPGRFEPEEFEIMKTHTTLGRDAIAHAEQQLGMDVDFLRLAKEIAYSHQEKWDGSGYPEGLAGDAIPISARLMAVADVYDALISRRVYKEGMPHEKAVQIIAEGRGSHFDPDVCDAFLANLPAFQQIAARYADSDQDMAKQAAAIAHTLPAQ